The genome window CTCTGTGTGTATAGATTTTATAGGTCACCTGGAAAAAACTCGATGAACACCTCTTGCAGGAGATTCACCAGCAAGCCTCTGgccttcttttcattttctcccaaCTGAAACCGCTCAACAACATATTGCATCTGCGCATCCACCTGAGGGACAGCAAAAATAACAGTTTATAGAGCCCTAGTCAACACCCATGTAATAAGAAGGTAATTGTTTATGAAGTTAAGTCAGGTCAAAACTGTTGTGTCAGACAGAACGTATGAGGATTCTTACAGATGCCAGCTGACACAGCTCAGGTTTGAGGCGGTCCAGGACTTGTTGGAGGTTCTTGGGGTCATTCTTGTTTTTGGGAATAAGCTTAAATTCTCTTTTCTCCCGCGGTTTGACGCGCAGCTTCAGGCCCTTCATCTGATGCTCCACGCAGGCCAGGGCTGCCTGTATGCTCTCCGTCTCACCAAACTGCACGATGGCGTACACGCCCTGAGCAGAGTGGCAGAACTCAGTTTATTAGTTACTTAACACACATTTCAAGAAGCTGTAATCAGGACACAGCTTCCCGACCTTGTCCTTATCCATGATAACTTCTGTTACTGGGCCAAACTGCTCGAAGTATTCGGCGATGTCGGTCTGAGTGATGCTGGGCTTGATGCCGCTGACGAACACGCTGTGCTCCTCCTGGGTCTTCCTGGTGGCCCGCACAGAGGACAGCGTTGTGTGCTTTCTGCCTTTCACGTGCTGCTCGAGGCTCGGCACTGCGGGGATTAGGATATGAGCAATGATAGAGATCCTAACTGAATATTAGCAACGTTTTTAAAGACTGGAAAGTCAAAACACGAAGCCTCGTATGACCACTGCACGTACAAATCAAGTTAGCTTGTTCTGCATAAAACATTAGTTTGCCGGATAAATACAATGTTCGACAAATGTTCTACAAACGGATGACGTGACTTTCTTTGTGTCTCATATTTTTTTGGAAGGTTTTATCACATTGTACAGTGTTGTGGAACTTAAGTAACTGGATGGAAAGCAGAAACATTGTCTGCCACTTCAGCGAACGCGTACGTTAGCTTGCGCTACTTACTGTTGGGTAAGTTCACGTTGCAGAGCGCGCAGTGAAAACCCTTGGAGGTCGTTTTTATGTCGCTGCTACCTTCCATTATGACAGCTAGCACTTAGCGGGAACTTATGTAAGCGCCCCTTGTCGCTGGTGAAGGTTGAGGCCGTCTGCTCCACGCGCTTCTCAAATCTCCCTCCAGCGTCAGCTCTGCGTTTGTTCGCAGTCCTTCACAGAACCCCGTCCGGGTCGTTGCCATGTTCGAAAGGAGAGTTCCTCCTAGTGTAGTATCCGTTATATTCACGATACACGTACGGTTACACGGAGTTCAATTAATAGTATAcacttaataaataatatacCATTATTAATCAAGTGAATTTTTTTTCATACCATATGAGCCTAGAATTACCATTTTAAAACGCAAAAAAAGTTTAATTAATGCAACACCTGTATATGTACATTTCAAAGGGTGTCAGTTACTAGTTACTTTGTGCAGCTAATTGATTTATGATTCATGGGTTTGTCAAGAACACATATGCTGATCTGTTCCACAATGCGTATGAAGAATACCTGGTATAAAACacgataaaataaaaacaaataggtCAAGCTTTTGATACAAAAATTTAATAACCACTTCAACCATAAAAATATATGCAGAATCATAATGTCAAAATGGTTTAACAAGATTTGTTTTCAGTCTACAAAACTTTCTAAAATACTTATTCTAAAACacaagagtaaaaaaaaaaaattaacaaatttatttgtttgcttgtCTTCCTCTTCGTGTTTTTGGCCGTgtctcagcttcagctcctttcTTAGGGTCAACCTTGCTTGACTCCGCTTCATCAGTGACCTTAGTACCTCGTCTGGCTCTCTTGACAGGCTGAGCTACATCGGTTTTATCTGAGAGGTCCTTCTCTTCAGTTTGGTTGACTTCCTTTGACACGTTTTTGCTTTCAGCTTCCACTTTATCTCCAGCTCTAGACTTCCTGCCTCGAAGTGCCTTTACAGGTGTTTCTTTTGGAATGTTAAAGACTTCCACGTCTGCTTTCCACCTCACTGAGCGTGTGGACGTTTGTGTGTCCGCCTGGTCACTGGTCCCTGTAGCACCGTCTACACTGGGCTTCGCTGCTGCACGCCTGCCCCTTTTGGCCggctccactgcagcagacaCCAGGACTGCAGGTTCTGCAACGCCCTCTTCAAGGGCAACAGCTGCACCGCGACGAGCTCTTTTAGCAGGAATATTTCGTGAAGGCTCTGTTCTCACCCCCCTGGTCCTGCTAGATTTGACCACGGGCTCTGGCTCAGCAGTCGTCTCCTCTTCAACCTCCAGGTCATTCTCAGCTTTTCTCTTGGGAACTGCAGCAGTGACTTTACTTTCCACAACTAGTCTTCCTCTTGCTCCCCGTTTGGGTTTGTCTGCGGTGCCGACAGCAGGGACCTCTTGGACCACAGTGGATTCAACAGACGTTTCACTCTCTGCTTCTTTCGgttttctccctcctcttctggGTTTAGCCGTCACAGCAGAGGATTTATTTATCATCACAGGTTCAGCAACAAGTGGAGCTTCTGCAATGctttcaacaatttcagcaGTTTGGATTTCTTGTGTTGGTTCAGTTTGCTCAATCTTCCTGGTTTTTCTTGATTTTGTGACCGGCTCCTCTGACTTATTCTCCATGGACTCATTCTCTAGCTTTTCTTCTTGCTTGGCATTTCTTCCCCTCTTGGCTCTGCCCACTGGTTGCTTTGCCTCTGGAGGGACAACTGTGTCTTCTGGCACCTTTTTGGGTTCAGCAGTAGCTTTTTTCCCTCTTCTGGGTTTATCAACAGGTTGTGGAAGTTGAGCATCTGATACAAGATTCTGGTCCCTCACAACCTCTGTTTTCTCTGGCTTTGGTTGCAGCGGCTCAACTGGAGTTTTAGCCCTTCTCCCTTTTGTGGTCTTCACAACAGGTGGTGAAGAATCATTTTCTTCCTGACTAGCATTTATTGTGGTAGTCTGGTCATTGATGGCTTCAACAGAAATTTCAGTCAGTGTTTCCACTGCTGTTTCTTCCATGGCTTCAGGTTGGCTAGAGACAGTTTGAGACTTTGCATTTCTGCTTCTTGAGGTTTGTTTAACAGCAGGTGGTGCAGCTTCAGTTTTCttgcctcttcttcctctgacaGGAGCAGAGATGGCAGCTTCTTCCTCCATCATTTTTGCCCTTCTGCCTCTCACAGGCTTCTTAACAGCTGCATCTACTTCAGTGCACGGTACCATCTCTGCTTGAGGTAAACTCTCAGTTACTGGTTCCTGAGCAGTAGTTTCCATTCCTAAACACAAAGTAAACCATAAGTAAAAAGCGACTAACTCAGTGGGAACAACTATGACCAACttcacatttgacattttaaaaccaTAAAATGTTCCTTTTGTTGCTCTAGATATTGAAAATTATATCAAAATTGGGAGGAGCATTTATCAAATATTCCATTTTATGTTGTGTAGAAGATAAAAAAAGTAACTATTAAAAGCAGACAACCAGACAGTAAGTAGATAGAAAGAAGAGGATAGTACCTTGTGTGTTGTCATCTTGGGGAATATCTTGGTCCGGTGCCGTCTGAGGCTGCTCAGAATCggctttgttttttctccctcGTCTGGGTTTGGTGGCAGTCTTCTCTGGAGATGCGCTGTCTGCTGTTTTCTGGTCAATGCTAACTGATACACTGTCAGCTTCAGTAGAAGCTGTTTGCACTTCAGCTTGATCTTGAGAAGCTTTGTTGGCACATCTTCCTCTTTTAGGCCGCGATACAACTTCGGAAGGTTCAGGGGCACTTTCCTTCATCGTGAGCTCAACAttcttgcttttgtttcttgTCTTCTGCTGTGTAACACCAGGTGGTGCTGtagtttcagtttttttccctcgtcttcctctgacTGGAGCTGAGACAACAGCATCCTCTGAATTGTCTGCACCTTGGGATTTATCTTCAGTTGGTTTAGattctgctgcctttgtttttctgccccTAGATTTCTTCTGATTATCAACAGAGCAAACCTCTGTGACCTTTACAGCTGTATTTTCCACTTTTGGGCACTCTTCAGTTAAATGATCGCATGTGTCCATACTTGAATCAACAGGTTGACGCTCAGCCACAGTTGCCAGAGTAATATTTTCCATGACACCCTCCACGTGGTTATCAACAACTTCATGCTCCTCTGTTGGTAaaggaagaagggaaaaaaatatatattattttcgGGCCAAGCTACCAAAACAACTTTTCCCATTATGTGTTCCCTAATTTCAGAAAATGCATCAGTCCAAGCTCTGCAACAGCTTGTGCAAGATAATCCAAGAGcgacaaatcaaatcaaataaaatcaaatattttacCTTTTGCCATGTCAACTTGTGAAACGTGTGACATCACAGAATCTTGTGATTCTTCACGGACAGTAAGTTCTATAAAAAGAGGGAAAAACGTCAACACATGATGTAAAATGGTAAAGTGTAATTTCAATCTGATTGTTGATTTTTTCCCCACTAACCTTCTGCTGCAATTACAGCACATTCTGCATTGGTCTGATCTTCaacctgtggaaaaaaaaaacaacaacaatgttgTCCTTTATGTAAACACATGACTGAATCCCAGCTGTTGGTACTTCAAACAATAACTAAGCTGAAAAATAGTGTCAGTGTTTTATGCTCCAAACAAATTAATGAAACAATATAACGTAATGCATCGATGCATGCATTCACCATTACCTCATTTGTTTCCACATGTTCTGTAGACTCAGACTGTGGTTCCTCCATGAGCTCTTGAAGTCCCTCAAAGTCTTCCACTGGAGCGTTACCCCTCAGCCTGGGTGACCTCATGAGTCGCTTGATTCCAAAGTTATCTTCAACAGGTTTACCTTTCTCTCTAGGAGTTTTCATGAGCCTCTTCACAACAGCCTCTTTAATTGGACTGGTCTGTGTCATTAAACATACAGAGGGGGACCTTTTCATACTTTCTGGTTTCATATTGGTCACCTGAGTCAGGTCTTCACACTCTCGCATAGGTGCTGGTGTCTGCAGAAGTTCCTCAACACTATCCAACATCACATCATCCTCTAAACTTTTGGGAGTCTTCATGATTTCTTTCAATCCAGTAAGACACTCCTGCTGTGGAGGCTTGTGTTTGGGAGTCTTCAGAAGTCTTCCTCTGATGTCCTCTACGGGTTCAGCTTTCTGTCTTGGTGTCTTCATAATCCTCTTCACTCCAGTGAGACaatctgctggttctggtttctgCTTGGGAGTTTTCAGAAGTCTTCCTCTGATGTCCTCTACGGGTGCAGCTTTCTGTCTTGGTGTCTTCATAATCCTCTTCACTCCAGTGAGACaatctgctggttctggtttctgCTTGGGAGTTTTCAGAAGTCTTCCTCTGATGTCCTCTACGGGTTCAGCTTTCTGTCTTGGTGTCTTCATAATCCTCTTCACTCCAGTCAGAGACAACACTGGTTCTGGATTCTGTTTGGGAGTCTTTAAATTGCTGGTCTTTAAATCTGTGCCGTGTTGTTCACTAGAATCAGAAGTAAACTCCAAGGTGGGGACATCAATGAAAGAGCAAGACTCCTGACCTGCATCAAAGAGGCGCTGAACTGCCTCACTATTGTATCTTCTGTCTTTTACAGTAGATGCAACACTCAGAGGAGACACAATCATTTCACctgtaaaaacaacactttTCATTAGTTTATGTTGAAATGGGTCTGACAATATATTACAAACATGAATTAATTACATGCATTACCAGGCTCCTCAGGTGTGCTTAGGACAGATGGTTCCATAGACATGCCAAGACCTCCTACCGGTGTCTTTGTGGCATCGTCACGGAGTACAGATCTCCTCTTCCTTTCATTAAGGGGAGttttaaacatttcagtaaTTCCTGAAACCAAAAGACATAACATGAACCCATACTATCCAAACACAACCAAAccggttttgtttttgttttgcagagatgaaaatttaccagtcaggtCCTCATCCATCTTCATGTCTTTCTTTAAGAAAGCCACATTTGTGACCACTCTTGGCGCAGCACCAGTTGGATGCACAACCTTTTGTTTGTAAGCTTTGCCCACAACGATGGTGACAGGGGAATCTGCATGCCCAGTGCTGACATGACCTTTCAGTTTTCTTGCAGGGGTCTAATAATTGagaaagacattttttttttttttacaataataaCAGAAGAAATAAAATCTGTCTGGTGGGAGATGATAGCTGAGGGgctgccacaacacacacacacacacacacacacacacacacacacacacacacacacacacacacacacacacacacacacacacacacacacacacacacacacacacacacacacacacacacacacacacacacacacacacacacacacacacacacacacacacacacacacacacacacacacacacacacacacacacacacacacacacacacacacacacacacacacacacacacctaatacAGAGTCATGTATCCATGTATCCACTAATCTTAAGTCAGGACATGTCATGAAATATGACTGCATACCACACCTGTGGTTTGGGCACAGTCTTCTTCGTTGCCTTCTTTGTGACAGTTTTCTTAGCTGGAGCAGGTACTTGAATCTTAGTTTGCCCAAATTTTACAATGTCTGCCCAGGAATTCATGgctgaaagagagaaaaggacaaAAGGTGAGGTCCATAACAAACTGAACTCTACAATCCATATACAGTGATTGCAAACcaagaagaaacatttttcattAATAGTGTATGTAACCAATAAACTTTATATTACAATTAGTC of Betta splendens chromosome 19, fBetSpl5.4, whole genome shotgun sequence contains these proteins:
- the mki67 gene encoding proliferation marker protein Ki-67, which translates into the protein MPLHGKIVVIKRSGGDGTEFPLTATCLFGRKPDCDIRIQLPHVSKEHCRIDLNENKEVVLTNLSSVNPTLVNGEALQQSERLKHGDVITIIDRSFRFEHPPAPTPKKRASTGGKVLQDQQEALGVETSEVSTDPHLKDGTNHENIQRSLDKTVEELSKGDDNLLQNKAVSPFSDLYQMIKKSLDVATPRKSSASLLQTPTSRFCTPKPCSVRQDDSKPVVNTEDRSSPVKDEVVSVDDQFKGCAGSVTNGTPKSDKKKRRSFKLPATEMIASTAEDEHSAKSEATSPLKRNRSTPQRFTACEVIGQITAKSPKSPVRRRSKEATPTEPAVTEPFKRTSPRNSGKAQKEMSKKRKSGELGADLPTSQMKKKRVSFGGYLSPELFDKRLPPDSPLRKGADPRRSLCLAKPKLSLLRRASVIGYRKEFEHGVTVKTPSPRKKSPKSKTPSPKAASPPKKSPKSKTPSPKAASPAKKSPKSKTPSPKAASPAKKSPKSKTPSPKAASTAKKSPKSKTPSPEVKKIPKARSTTSTSITPSKAPLSSGVQTPTVQGRFSVSRISTPSPVTQDTVSEQLPSIAITPKIPPRRTSMKSTSRKTPKVTKSALKVIRRSGISRASMKAMNSWADIVKFGQTKIQVPAPAKKTVTKKATKKTVPKPQTPARKLKGHVSTGHADSPVTIVVGKAYKQKVVHPTGAAPRVVTNVAFLKKDMKMDEDLTGITEMFKTPLNERKRRSVLRDDATKTPVGGLGMSMEPSVLSTPEEPGEMIVSPLSVASTVKDRRYNSEAVQRLFDAGQESCSFIDVPTLEFTSDSSEQHGTDLKTSNLKTPKQNPEPVLSLTGVKRIMKTPRQKAEPVEDIRGRLLKTPKQKPEPADCLTGVKRIMKTPRQKAAPVEDIRGRLLKTPKQKPEPADCLTGVKRIMKTPRQKAEPVEDIRGRLLKTPKHKPPQQECLTGLKEIMKTPKSLEDDVMLDSVEELLQTPAPMRECEDLTQVTNMKPESMKRSPSVCLMTQTSPIKEAVVKRLMKTPREKGKPVEDNFGIKRLMRSPRLRGNAPVEDFEGLQELMEEPQSESTEHVETNEVEDQTNAECAVIAAEELTVREESQDSVMSHVSQVDMAKEEHEVVDNHVEGVMENITLATVAERQPVDSSMDTCDHLTEECPKVENTAVKVTEVCSVDNQKKSRGRKTKAAESKPTEDKSQGADNSEDAVVSAPVRGRRGKKTETTAPPGVTQQKTRNKSKNVELTMKESAPEPSEVVSRPKRGRCANKASQDQAEVQTASTEADSVSVSIDQKTADSASPEKTATKPRRGRKNKADSEQPQTAPDQDIPQDDNTQGMETTAQEPVTESLPQAEMVPCTEVDAAVKKPVRGRRAKMMEEEAAISAPVRGRRGKKTEAAPPAVKQTSRSRNAKSQTVSSQPEAMEETAVETLTEISVEAINDQTTTINASQEENDSSPPVVKTTKGRRAKTPVEPLQPKPEKTEVVRDQNLVSDAQLPQPVDKPRRGKKATAEPKKVPEDTVVPPEAKQPVGRAKRGRNAKQEEKLENESMENKSEEPVTKSRKTRKIEQTEPTQEIQTAEIVESIAEAPLVAEPVMINKSSAVTAKPRRGGRKPKEAESETSVESTVVQEVPAVGTADKPKRGARGRLVVESKVTAAVPKRKAENDLEVEEETTAEPEPVVKSSRTRGVRTEPSRNIPAKRARRGAAVALEEGVAEPAVLVSAAVEPAKRGRRAAAKPSVDGATGTSDQADTQTSTRSVRWKADVEVFNIPKETPVKALRGRKSRAGDKVEAESKNVSKEVNQTEEKDLSDKTDVAQPVKRARRGTKVTDEAESSKVDPKKGAEAETRPKTRRGRQANK